In the Deinococcus depolymerans genome, one interval contains:
- the rplK gene encoding 50S ribosomal protein L11, translated as MKKVAGLVKLQLPAGKATPAPPVGPALGQYGANIMEFTKAFNAMTADKGDAIIPVEITIFADRSFTFITKTPPMSYLIRKAAGLQKGSATPNKAKVGKLSWEQVLEIAKTKMPDLNAGSVEAAANTVAGTARSMGVTIEGAPNA; from the coding sequence ATGAAAAAAGTCGCAGGTTTAGTCAAACTGCAACTCCCGGCGGGTAAGGCCACTCCGGCCCCCCCCGTGGGTCCCGCGCTCGGTCAGTACGGCGCGAACATCATGGAGTTCACGAAGGCGTTCAACGCGATGACGGCCGACAAGGGTGACGCGATCATCCCCGTCGAGATCACCATCTTCGCCGACCGCTCCTTCACCTTCATCACCAAGACCCCCCCCATGAGCTACCTGATCCGCAAGGCCGCCGGCCTGCAGAAGGGCAGCGCGACCCCCAACAAGGCCAAGGTCGGCAAGCTCAGCTGGGAGCAGGTCCTGGAAATCGCCAAGACCAAGATGCCCGACCTGAACGCCGGCAGCGTCGAAGCCGCCGCGAACACCGTCGCCGGCACCGCCCGCTCCATGGGCGTGACCATCGAGGGGGCCCCGAATGCCTAA